From the genome of Vulpes lagopus strain Blue_001 chromosome 2, ASM1834538v1, whole genome shotgun sequence, one region includes:
- the LOC121484885 gene encoding class A basic helix-loop-helix protein 9-like isoform X1 yields MPPAGRRSRARLDAQRRAASRAAPAERLRRSPSPRLPPGALQRRAGSSCGSQGPPVSRPVAPPAETPVGAPKPPAVPREASSTKRRPLQGVGLSQASAGSQHGACGTRGTAAVLLFLPAPQASGPPMRRPHPCAHLSLCLLWTHGRTRLLIQFLFYDDADEGEVE; encoded by the exons ATGCCGCCCGCAGGGCGCCGCTCCCGGGCCCGCCTGGACGCCCAGCGCCGAGCTGCCAGCCGAGCCGCCCCGGCCGAACGCCTGCGCAGAAGTCCTTCCCCGCGCCTGCCTCCTGGTGCCCTGCAGCGCCGCGCTGGCAGCTCCTGCGGATCCCAGGGCCCCCCGGTATCACGGCCTGTTGCTCCCCCAGCTGAGACTCCCGTGGGAGCCCCCAAGCCCCCCGCAGTTCCCCGGGAGGCCAGCAGCACCAAGCGCAGGCCCCTGCAGGGTGTCGGGCTCTCCCAGGCAAGCGCCGGCAGCCAACACGGAGCCTGCGGAACCAGGGGCACAGCTGCTGTCCTCTTGTTCCTCCCGGCCCCACAGGCCAGCGGGCCACCCATGCGACGCCCCCACCCCTGCGCACACCTGTCCCTGTGCCTGCTGTGGACCCATGGCCGGACGAGGCTCCTGATTCAGTTTCTCTTTT ACGATGATGCGGATGAAGGAGAGGTGGAATAG
- the LOC121484885 gene encoding uncharacterized protein LOC121484885 isoform X2 produces the protein MPPAGRRSRARLDAQRRAASRAAPAERLRRSPSPRLPPGALQRRAGSSCGSQGPPASGPPMRRPHPCAHLSLCLLWTHGRTRLLIQFLFYDDADEGEVE, from the exons ATGCCGCCCGCAGGGCGCCGCTCCCGGGCCCGCCTGGACGCCCAGCGCCGAGCTGCCAGCCGAGCCGCCCCGGCCGAACGCCTGCGCAGAAGTCCTTCCCCGCGCCTGCCTCCTGGTGCCCTGCAGCGCCGCGCTGGCAGCTCCTGCGGATCCCAGGGCCCCCCG GCCAGCGGGCCACCCATGCGACGCCCCCACCCCTGCGCACACCTGTCCCTGTGCCTGCTGTGGACCCATGGCCGGACGAGGCTCCTGATTCAGTTTCTCTTTT ACGATGATGCGGATGAAGGAGAGGTGGAATAG